From Panicum hallii strain FIL2 chromosome 2, PHallii_v3.1, whole genome shotgun sequence, a single genomic window includes:
- the LOC112881603 gene encoding uncharacterized protein LOC112881603, translating to MASSVAAMPHEPAQWRDPSRPTPSRGFFNILIPPPQPASSFSSSSSPDASAGDGAAASSSVPGASAGEPTPRRRRQILERWAAAAAAVTASAAPAPADQRRRAREAELSELASATRPVAARAAVFREPSPAPSDTSSSAAGAPTELPPSGPRASSLIQRWREIEAVGPVTPRPGCAGDPAASDSDTGSPRGRVGCIVKKLSGASSLPEEELDDVAKSELSLSQSAPPSPAWMRGGASQFPSAAINVPRQPQLVVRTVRGRRAMEELVAAMAHRRRREVAALAERHVVSRFGHKGRIQSMLRLRLLRQQGTVEDEMWTTLKPVRPHQPKLVTENNTLRYGSNDTDLQEANNYNQQTNGKRRADEQFCSDRIPAEEKSNDVSVEGLVNSDGSGNLQCDEQKKTKGNFCVHSQKYSEAPSFARYGHSTVDDNQYVEDISPSTTSTLNELQTPSSRGDNLREEDNQSINGSWEERGLWISSLGWPAPIDTMSPDSWHQDAMGDIENHNQIQFNDRPWIDSPNSWRSLCIVTQSDYRELSRNTDICNLLESKKVSKSLESDFSNRMNQLLLTVLHKQRQQRMMDDFGGYYDERMYWRQNDEIQDADKETSAPSSLPPVTHLGAHQQESWQHSSFESQRHDNQNLLEMEVRVRGEMSQIHHELYELRKLVESCIASQVKMQHSIKEDVCSALREAGLMPSQADTIAAKRGSCYICHQIQVDSLLYRCGHMCTCFNCADLLKSSGRSCPICQSPIDDVVRVQLNF from the exons ATGGCCTCTTCGGTGGCCGCCATGCCCCACGAGCCCGCGCAGTGGAGGGACCCCTCCCGCCCCACCCCGTCCAGGGGATTCTTCAACATCCTcatcccgccgccgcagcccgcgtcctccttctcctcctcctcctccccggacGCCTCagccggcgacggcgccgccgcttcctcctcCGTGCCCGGAGCCTCCGCGGGCGAGCCCACGCCCAGGCGCCGGCGCCAGATCCTCGAGCgctgggcggcagcggcggcggccgtcacggcgtccgccgcgcccgccccggccgaccagcgccgccgcgccagGGAGGCCGAGCTCTCCGAGCTGGCGTCCGCCACGCGCCCCGtcgccgcgcgcgcggccgTGTTCCGCGAGCCGTCCCCGGCGCCCTCCGACACCTCCTcgtccgccgccggcgcgcccaCCGAGCTCCCGCCGTCGGGGCCCCGGGCTTCGTCGCTCATCCAGCGCTGGCGCGAGATCGAGGCCGTCGGCCCCGTCACGCCGCGGCCCGGCTGCGCCGGCGACCCGGCAGCGTCCGACTCCGACACCGGCTCGCCGCGCGGCCGCGTGGGATGCATCGTCAAGAAGCTCAGCGGGGCGTCCTCGCTCCCGGAGGAGGAGCTCGACGACGTGGCCAAGTCCGAGCTCTCGCTCTCGCAgtccgcgccgccgtcgcccgcatggatgcgcggcggcgcctcgcagTTCCCTTCGGCCGCGATCAACGTCCCCCGCCAGCCGCAGCTCGTCGTCCGGACCGtgcgcggccgccgcgcgaTGGAGGAGCTCGTCGCCGCCATGGCGCACCGCCGGAGGCGCGAGGTCGCCGCGCTCGCCGAGAGGCACGTCGTCTCCCGCTTCGGGCACAAGGGCAGGATCCAG TCCATGCTCCGTCTGAGGCTATTGCGCCAGCAAGGTACAGTCGAGGATGAAATGTGGACTACACTAAAACCTGTTAGACCGCACCAACCAAAACTTGTGACCGAGAATAATACCTTGAG GTATGGTAGCAACGACACAGACTTACAGGAAGCAAACAATTACAATCAACAAACTAATGG CAAGCGCAGGGCTGATGAACAATTTTGTAGTGATAGAATTCCAGCTGAGGAAAAGTCAAATGATGTATCTGTTGAAGGCCTTGTTAATTCTGATGGTTCAGGAAATCTGCAATGTGATGAGCAGAAAAAAACCAAGGGAAACTTTTGTGTTCATAGTCAAAAATATTCTGAAGCACCCAGCTTTGCAAGGTATGGGCATAGTACTGTCGATGATAATCAATATGTGGAAGACATCTCCCCAAGCACCACGAGCACATTGAATGAACTACAAACTCCATCATCTCGAGGAGATAATCTACGTGAAGAAGACAATCAGAGCATAAATGGTTCCTGGGAAGAGAGGGGATTATGGATAAGCAGTCTTGGTTGGCCTGCACCAATAGATACAATGAGTCCGGATAGCTGGCATCAGGATGCAATGGGGGACATTGAGAATCATAATCAGATTCAATTTAATGATCGTCCCTGGATAGACTCCCCAAACTCGTGGAGATCATTATGTATCGTCACACAATCAGACTATCGTGAGTTGTCCCGCAACACTGACATTTGCAATCTTCTTGAAAG CAAAAAGGTCTCAAAGTCTCTTGAAAGTGACTTTAGCAATAGAATGAACCAGCTGTTGCTAACAGTCCTGCACAAACAAAGGCAGCAACGGATGATGGACGATTTTGGAGGATACTATGATGAACGCATGTACTGGAGACAGAATGATGAAATCCAGGATGCTGATAAGGAGACATCTGCACCAAGTTCGTTACCTCCTGTCACACATCTTGGAGCCCATCAACAAGAGAGTTGGCAGCATTCTTCATTTGAAAGTCAACGTCACGATAACCAAAACTTACTT GAAATGGAAGTGAGGGTAAGGGGTGAAATGTCCCAGATTCATCATGAATTATATGAACTGCGGAAGCTGGTGGAAAGTTGTATTGCATCCCAAGTAAAGATGCAGCACTCCATTAAAGAAGATGTGTGCAGTGCACTTCGTGAGGCAG GGTTGATGCCAAGCCAAGCCGACACAATAGCAGCAAAAAGGGGCAGTTGCTACATCTGCCACCAAATACAAGTTGACTCGCTACTTTACAG GTGTGGCCATATGTGCACCTGTTTCAACTGCGCCGATCTGCTGAAATCGAGCGGCAGGAGTTGCCCAATCTGTCAATCTCCTATTGATGATGTTGTTCGGGTGCAGCTGAATTTTTGA
- the LOC112882295 gene encoding uncharacterized protein LOC112882295 isoform X1, with amino-acid sequence MVQFKEEEEDVEESPPSTKTLLARSQLGSARRQADRAMATSLPAAPLLARPRRMPGAPPLAFHPLHRRRCSECMRDRSSIRFAASGTVVLHLLTCTRWCSSSVRGHGEIRPRAPRGACSASSASGSAPRRRRRRCRAPCRCASRTSRTRPATDTSTSGFHCCD; translated from the exons ATGGTTCAATTCAAGG aggaagaggaggacgtAGAAGAAAGCCCTCCATCGACAAAAACACTACTAGCGAGAAGCCAGTTGGGTTCTGCCAGGCGGCAGGCGGATCGAGCAATGGCGACCTCCCTCCCGGCCGCGCCCCTCCTCGCCCGGCCCCGGCGCATGCCAGGTGCGCCTCCGCTCGCGTTCCATCCCCTGCATCGACGTCGCTGCTCTGAATGCATGCGCGACCGTTCCTCGATTCGATTCGCAGCCTCCGGCACGGTGGTGCTGCACCTGCTGACCTGCACGAGATGGTGTTCCTCCTCGGTCCGTGGCCACGGCGAGATCCGGCCGCGGGCGCCAAGAGGAGCTTGCTCCGCGTCGTCGGCGTCAG GTTCGgcgccgaggcggaggcggcgtcgGTGCCGCGCTCCGTGCCGGTGCGCGTCCCGTACGAGCCGCACCAGGCCGGCCACCGATACCTCGACGTCAG GGTTTCACTGCTGTGACTGA
- the LOC112882295 gene encoding uncharacterized protein LOC112882295 isoform X2, producing the protein MHARPFLDSIRSLRHGGAAPADLHEMVFLLGPWPRRDPAAGAKRSLLRVVGVRFGAEAEAASVPRSVPVRVPYEPHQAGHRYLDVRVSLL; encoded by the exons ATGCATGCGCGACCGTTCCTCGATTCGATTCGCAGCCTCCGGCACGGTGGTGCTGCACCTGCTGACCTGCACGAGATGGTGTTCCTCCTCGGTCCGTGGCCACGGCGAGATCCGGCCGCGGGCGCCAAGAGGAGCTTGCTCCGCGTCGTCGGCGTCAG GTTCGgcgccgaggcggaggcggcgtcgGTGCCGCGCTCCGTGCCGGTGCGCGTCCCGTACGAGCCGCACCAGGCCGGCCACCGATACCTCGACGTCAG GGTTTCACTGCTGTGA
- the LOC112882294 gene encoding peroxidase 7-like, with product MRTPAAAVSPFLALSALLLLVVTSVAEKGYGGGDAPAGANGYGGRDDASPGPKGDGGYQVPAYQKAVDGLDAGYYRKSCPDMEGIVQKAVRKALRDDYTLAASLIRLFFHDFAVRGTDASVLIDVPHQSERYAYASRTLRGFDLIEEIKKELEAKCHATVSCADILTAAARDAATAVGVPYWSLKYGRKDGKDSIADEADRLVPMGGQSVTDLIRFFESNGLTIKDLVVLSGAHTIGRATCGAVRPGLCKRAGTLERQYGDFLRRKCGAGGDGEYMELDGETPTKFDNQYYKNLMRRRAVLDTDQKMLPDSRTGGYVRAFASQPSQMFVHEFAQSMRRLGEAQVLTGNEGEVRRKCSAVNY from the exons ATgaggacgccggcggcggctgtcTCCCCGTTCCTCGCCCTCTCGGCGTTGCTCCTCCTCGTTGTCACCTCGGTGGCGGAGAAGGGCTACGGCGGTGGCGACGCCCCGGCAGGGGCTAACGGCTACGGCGGCCGCGACGACGCTTCGCCAGGGCCGAAGGGCGACGGCGGCTACCAGGTGCCGGCGTACCAGAAGGCCGTGGACGGCCTCGACGCCGGGTACTACCGCAAGTCGTGCCCGGACATGGAGGGCATCGTCCAGAAGGCCGTGAGGAAGGCCCTCCGCGACGACTACACCCTCGCCGCCAGCCTCATCCGCCTCTTTTTCCACGACTTCGCCGTCAGG GGCACCGACGCGTCCGTTCTGATCGACGTGCCCCACCAGAGCGAGAGGTACGCGTACGCGAGCAGGACGCTGCGCGGCTTCGACCTGATCGAGGAGATCAAGAAGGAGCTTGAGGCCAAGTGCCACGCGACCGTCTCGTGCGCCGACATCctcacggccgccgcccgcgacGCCGCCACCGCGGTCGGGGTCCCCTACTGGTCGCTCAAGTACGGGCGCAAGGACGGCAAGGACTCCATCGCCGACGAGGCCGACCGCCTCGTGCCCATGGGCGGCCAGAGCGTCACCGACCTCATCAGGTTCTTCGAGTCCAACGGCCTCACCATCAAGGACCTCGTCGTCCTCTCCGGGGCCCACACGATCGGGCGCGCGACGTGCGGCGCGGTGAGGCCGGGGCTGTGCAAGCGCGCCGGCACGCTGGAGCGCCAGTACGGCGACTTCCTGCGGCGCAagtgcggcgccggcggcgacggcgagtaCATGGAGCTCGACGGCGAGACGCCCACGAAGTTCGACAACCAGTACTACAAGAACCTGATGCGCAGGAGGGCCGTGCTGGACACGGACCAGAAGATGCTCCCGGACTCCCGGACAGGGGGCTACGTCAGGGCGTTCGCCAGCCAGCCGTCCCAGATGTTCGTCCACGAGTTCGCCCAGTCCATGCGCAGGCTCGGCGAGGCGCAGGTGCTCACCGGCAACGAGGGCGAGGTCCGCCGCAAGTGCTCCGCCGTCAACTACTGA